The genomic region CGATGGGTAGAGCCACCGCCGGCTCCTCACGAGCTCTGACCGAATAGGGAATCACCGCCGTGGCCCCGTACCCATTGCGAAGGTAATCGAGAAAGATTCGATTCTTCCTTCGTGCTTTAATCATGTTGGTGGTGTAGTTTTTCGGCTCTCTGTTTTCTAGAACTTTCATTAAGCTTTTGGAAAAGGCCTTGATATCGTCCCACTCATAATTGGGCACTATTGGCACCTGCACGTGAAGACCTTTACCTCCCGTGACCTTTACAAAAGACTCAAGCCCTAATTGTTGAAGCATGTCACGAATTTCGTGGGCGGTGTCCACCACCCGACTCCATAACTTGAGACTCTCAGGGTCGAGATCGAAAACAATCAGATCTGGCTTTGTGATCTTCGAAAATTTCGCCTGCCATCCATGAAACTCAATCGTTCCCGCCTGCACCGCTTCGATGATATCTCTGCGATTCTCGATCACAATCGCAGTGTCATTCTTGTCTTTGTAATGCACCGGTTTGTTACCGAGACCAATAAGATTGCGACCCTCAGCATGTTTTTGAAAAAAGCAGTTTTCACCAGCCACCTCTTGGCATCGAAGAAGAGACATCGGTCGATCTTTTAAAAAAGGAAGCATCAAGTCCGAAACCGCATCGTAGTAATCGACAACATCCCACTTACGAGTTCCCGACGCTGGATATGAAATACGCTCCGGATGAGAGATTCTGACTCCCTGCACTTTTCCCGGCGTCTTCACCGCCACGTCTCGCTGAACGTCCTTAGAGTCTTTATCTGTACGTAAACCTTGAAAGGAACCGTGCCGAATGATTTTATCGCCCGTCCACGCCTTGAATTCCACCTCTCCAATCAGCTGAGGCTTTACCCAATGAGCTAAACGGCCCGAGGGAGAGTTGATATCAAAAGGAGATTTTTTAATTTTAAGAGGCTTAAGTTTTTTTGCGAGATCCGCCAAAGTGCTCTCTGTAAAACCCGTTCCCACTTTTCCTGCATATCGGAGATGATGATTTTCATCATAAAAACCCATAAGAAGGGCACCGATGGCGCGGGAGGCTTTGGGGGAATCTGTAAACCCTCCAATCACAAACTCTTGGCGCAAGGAGCACTTTGTCTTCCTCCACAGATCATTCCGGCCCGAACGGTAAGGCTGCGTGGCATCTTTCGAAACAACACCTTCCAACTGAAGGGCACAGCTCTTAGCGAGCATCTCCCGTCCGGTCGCACCCTTCCAATGTTGGCTATATAATATTTTTGAACGTTTGCCGACTCTCTTTAAAAGAGTTTCTAAAATTTTCTTGCGGTCCTCGAGCGGAAGAACTCTCACGTCTTCCCCATTATAATGGAGAATGTCGAACACATAATAAAGAACACGATCATAATGACCTTCGGAAATCGCATTTTGTAAACCTTGGAAGGAGGCATGTCCGCGGTCATCGATCCAAACGATTTCACCATCGAGCAGCGCATTTTGTGTGGGAAGTTTTTGAATTTCACTTTTGAGAGACTTGTATTTCCCCGACCAGTCGAGTCCATTTCGAGTAAAGAACTGCACCTTATTGCCGTCGATGCGACATTGCGTGCGATAACCATCGAACTTCATTTCGTGAAGCCATTCCTTACCCTGTGGCACACTTTCAACCAGGCGAGCGAGCTGCGGTTCAACAAAACGCGGTGGTGAGGCTAACTTCGATTTCTTGGACTTTGTTTTTTTCAACTGAGTTGAAGGAGCTGTCGCAGCTTTGGGTGGAGAAGCCAGTACGCTGTCGGGCATCTCTTCGATGATATCGAAATCTTCGCTGGCCGCTTCGTCCTGTTTTTTAATCAAGAGCCAATTGTTTTTTCCCTTTTCGGTCTTTTTTAGTCGGACGAGAGACCATCGTCCCGACAGCTTTTGACCGTTGAGCTCAAAATCAATGTGACCTTTTTTAAGTCCCGCCTTGATATCTCCGAGGGGTGTCCACTCTCCATTGTCCCATACAATCACGTGCCCACCCCCATATTCCCCTTTGGGAATGTCACCCTCAAAGCCTGCGTAGTCGATGGGATGATCTTCGGTCTCCACCGCTAATCGCTTGTCTTTAGGATTGAGCGAGGGCCCTTTGGGCACCGCCCAGCTTTTAAGAACGCCCTCAAACTCCAGACGGAAATCGTAATGCAGTCGTCGCGCATGGTGCTTTTGGATCACGTACGACAAACTCCCCTTGGATTTTTTAACAGTTCCTCGAGGCTCCGCGGTCTTTTTAAAATCTCGCTTGGAATAATATTTTCCGAGAAGTCCCATTATGCATGCTTCTCGCTAGATGTTTTCCGGCGAGAGCCTTTACCTTTGGCGGCGTTTAAACTTTTCTCAAGCAGCGCGGTTAAGTCAATCACGTTCGTATTCGGTGCCACTTCGTCTTCCTCTTCGGTCGCGACTTCTTCCACGGTGGTGGTCGCGCCTTTACGAACTTTGGCCTTGATCAGCTTCATTAAATCATCTTGATAGGTGTCGCGGTACTTGTCGGGTTGCCATTTCCCAGTCATACCATGCACGACTTGTTCTGCGACCTTGAGCTCACGATCCGACACTTTGATTTTTTTAATCTCGGGATCCAGAAAATCGACCTCGTGAAGTTCTCTAATTTCGTGCGAGAAGCGCAACAGCTCGAGCAGAATATAATCTTCTCGAGCGATCAAGAGGGCCAAGTGTTGAACGGTATGAAGGACGACGGTGCATACGCCGGCTTTGTCTGTGCGCTTGAGGACATCCCTTAAAAGCACGTAACCCTTCTCTCCGCCCTTTTGCGGGACAATATAATAGGGTTTATCGAAAAGGATCGGATCGACCTCGCTGAGTTCTACAAAATCCTCGATCTCCATCGTCCCCGTCGCTTTGACGTTGGCTTTTTTAAAATCCGCCTCCGACATGATGACGTACTCGCCTTTTTCGTACTCGTAACCTTTGACGATATCTTTGCGTTCGATCTCCCGTCGGGTATTCTTATTGATTTGTTTGTAGCCGACCGGCGCGTTGTCGCGCTTATCGATCAAGTTAAAGTGTATTTTTTCTGTTTCCTTAGAAGATTCAAGATAGACAGGAATACTGACAAGACCAAAGCTAATGGTCCCTTTCCACATGCCTCGACGACCGCCGCCATAGGACTTTGCTTTGCTGGTTTTTTTCTTCGTCGGAGATTTCTTTTTTTGTTTTGTTTTTTTCTTGGCCATACCCCAGCACTGAGCAATCTCAGTGCCAAGGTGTTCGACTCATTAAATGGCTAAGATCTTTAGAGCAAGGGCTTTTTGCCCCTTCGCTCACTTCAGAAGGACACTAAAGAAATCTGTAGCCGAACCCGTCTTCGCCCAGTTGATGGGCCACTGCATGGGACTTCCGCGGATCCAGCTCCCCACAGCGGCCTCGGCGTTTGAAATCGCTTCGCTTTCGGGCAAGATGAAGGGATACATTCCCTCTTTCGAGAAAAAGGGAATTCCTTTTTCAAGCGCCATCGGTTGCGCCACTCCCGCACCCACCGCAGGATGGATGTCGATCACCATCATGTTCTGAATTCCCATCTGATGGAGAAGTTTCGCGACGAAACTCGGGTGAGAGAACATGGTCCAAACATAACCAAAATATTTTCCATCTTGGCTTGTCACCATATAGGTCCGCATAATCACGTCACCGAATCGGTTCCACCCCGTGGGGAAGGCGCCATCTTCCACGATCTGCCCGTTTTCGATCACAGGGTATTCGTTTTGACGAAGCCAGTTCATCGAGGTGTTACCGATATTCCCATAACGACCCATGAGGATTTGACCGTCGCTATTCATAGCAATAGTTGCGAGGTTCGGAAATGGAGCATCTATGGTTTTTCCGTCAACGATGAGTCCAGGTAAACACTGACCCCGTATGCAATCTTTATTGTCAAACGTGCCTTTAAACACTCCGACCAATTTGGAATAGTCTGTCGGGTCCACGCGATCGTACTCCAGACGCCAAGGGATTCCACCGCGAGTTCCACGGATCGGAGCTCCGTCGCGCGCGCCCCGCGTGTGCTTGAGGAGATAGGTGCCGGGATGGAATTTCACTTTGAATTTATCCATCGGAAACATCAGCATATGGAGTTTGGCTTGCATTAATGCTTCGCGATCCGACCCTGCAATCACCCACTTGCGCCTGAATTTTGTGGAATAGTGTCTCTCCGTTTCGGTAATCAACTGATCCACATCGGCACCGAGATCTTTTAAGTGATACTCAGCACGATAGTAAACGGCATCCGAAGTCACCGGTACAGGCACCCAACCGGTTTCATCGGCACCCGCGTTGATAGCTTTGCGATTCGAGATCGGAAAAGGATGCTCAACTAATTTTTTATAGGGAGCCACGGGCGGAAGCACGGGGTACTCCATCGACGGACGATAATAAGGAGGACCAAATCGGCGATACGCTCGCATTTGGGGTCGCAGAGTTTGTGCATAACTTTCCGTAAAATCATCGATGTCATTTACGGGTGTGACGGTCGCATCGTTGGCAACGGAGATCATCGACGCAAGACCTACACCTACGAAGATAAAAATCTTCAAAACAGCATTCATGAGAACTCCTTTTTTTGCATGATAAAAGATGTGGCCGCTCCGTGTTACAAAAAGCCTCGCTCCCTGTAGAAAATTCTTTCGGCCCTGTAATTCCAACACTGGTGTGAGCCTTGACCCCCTCGCATACTGTTTTAAACTCATCCCATGTGCGCTTCCTATTTTTATCACCCCGATGCTGAACAACTTAAAAAGTTCTATCCTCAATTAAAGTTCGACATCTCTTTGAGCGGGATCCCCCAGAGCGAAGCTGTTTTTCCCTTTAAAGATTCTTTTGTTTTAAAGTCGATGAAAGACGAATTGCATCTCACACGCATGCGCTACTCACTCACACCGATGTGGTCGAAAGAGGCCAAGGTCAAATGGGCCACCTACAATGCGCGTATGAATCGCTTCAACGAGAAAACCAAAAAGAAAGAATTCATTTACGAGGTCCCGACCTGGAAGGGATCTTTTGGAAAAAAGAACTGTGCCGTTCCCGTCCATTCATTTTTTGAATCCTGCCATGAGGGTTTAGGTGCGGGACATATTGTGGAATTTACTCCGAACACCGAGGAACTTTTATTTGCGGCTGGAATCTTTGATGAATGGACCGACAAAAATACGGGCGAGGTCTTGGAGTCTTTTGCCATCGTCACCGGTGAGCCCAGCGAATTTGTTCAATCCGTGGGACATGATCGACTCCCCATCTTTTTAAACTCCTCCGACGCTGAAACATGGGTCAAAGGTTTTAAGAGCGGCAAAGAGGCTTACGAGTTTTTAGACCGCTGCAAAGTGGAACCGTCTTTAGACTTTAAGAAATCACGCCCTCTTAAATCGAGAGCAAAAACCGCAACTGCAAATTAGAACCTTTCCGCTTTTGACCAAGGTCCAGAGGGAAAAAAGTGGCTAAAGTCCATCTTGCGGAATGCTACTTTTGCTAGCAAAATAGAAGTTCTCCGAGGGAAATTCTGATGAAAACGATCTCTTCTTACTGGAACTCAACTCTCAACTTTAATCTTTTGCTGGGTGGGATTTTTTTAACCACACTCTCATCCTATTTCTTGATCCAACAAGGGCGCGCGGGCGCAGCCATGATCACCCTTGGACTTGCTTTCGTTTTTACAGCCACGTTCGTTTTCCTGCTGATTCGTCGCAATCTGCGCTTGAGTTATAACGATGATCACTTAGTTCTTCACCGCTTTCCGTATCTCAAATCTCAAAGATGGCATTGGTCAGACATCCATGCCATTGATGTGCACGATGAGCGCTACGACGAAAAAAATGAAAAAACCGGAGAGGCACTTTATTTACGAGACAGTTTGGGCCGAAAAGTTTTAGTGGCTCATCGGCCGGGCGAGCAAACTGAGCTTCGTCAGCTCGCTCGCGAGATTCGTCAAAAAATAGCCTAGAATTTTAACGTATTGCGCGTGACATGCGTAACGGGAGTCCAATCCAAATTCGGCTGAGCCTCGCCCTGAGCCGCCCCGAGATACAGAAGCTCCCATGCGTATTTCTCAGACTGAATGAGAGCCAGCACTTCTGATGGCACCGTGATATCCGCAACCCAACCGATCGCCGTCGTCATCCACAGCACGCGCTTCACATCGACGGGAACACTTTCGCTTCCACCGGTTTGCACTTCGGTGAGCATCAATACCGTCGCGTAAGGCACAACTCCCGAAATCGCCGTAGGAGGAACTCCCTTCACCAGAGAGGTGGCTTTATTAAACTGGGGAGCGGGAATTGGATTTAAAAACTGAGGGTTTTGTTGCGACGCTGGAGAGAGTGCATAGCTCATTTGATTGAGATCCACTCCGGCGCGCGCAGACTCGGAAATACTTCTCGCAAAATCCCCGTCAAAATGATCGCTCATTCTTTGTTGTGAGTTATTCATTAAAATCGAGAGAACATAGTTTTCGCTCCCAGCACGTGCCGCAAGCTTCGCTGACTTGGTCGATAGAACTTGTTTCATGTCCGATGGATAAAATTCGTTGTTCTCCTTAAAGAGAGAAAGCGCCAGCATCACCTTATTGGCTTTGTATTGAGGTGCCGTGACAGAAATCTGCTGGTCAAATTTAAAAGCATCGATGGCGAGATCTACATCTTTCACCGCATCTTTCACTTCGACGGATTTTGCGCCTCCGCTGTAAAATTTAAATAAGTTGACCATCTCGAAGATCGATTTTCCGTTTTGGAAACCACTGACCGCATCTTTCAAAGGAAACTGACCTTGCAAGGCGTACATATTATAGTTACCGACCTCTTGTAAATAAGAGCGGTATTTAAGTTTCTCTAAGGTGAACGAAAGAAAGTACGATTCCGTTTGCTTCGGTAAACTGAGATTGCTAGGAACTTGGAAACTTTTTCCCAAAACACTGATCGTATCGGACACCGGGCTCATGATTTTCGCCATATCGAAGTTCATGAGTTCTTCGGCGTTCATTGCGGGAATGACCAAGCTAAAATCGACCCACCCATCACTATTTTTAATTTTATAATTCGACGTGGTTCCCGAAATTTCATAGAAACCATCCAGTGAGATCGCGCTAGAATCCACGCGCGCAAACGCACTCAATGCGAGAACCAATACACTTAGATTAATTAGAGTTTTCATACTCCCTCCCCTTTTGTCCCATCAGCGTAGCCTAAAAATCAGCCGAATCCACATCTGACGCCCGTAGCTATCTGCAAAGGTTCCAGCTCCCTGCGTGCATTTATCCACATGTGGATAAATGCACGCAGGGAGCTGGAACCTTTGACTTCCCCTCTGAAATCTTGGAAATTCTCCTTAAAAATGAGGAGCCTATGATCAAATTTGTGAGTGCTATTGTTGTCTTCATGTCGCTGGTTCATTGTTCGACCAAGCCGGCGGAGTTTGATAAAACGCCTACGGGGGCGTCCCCTCAAGAGTTTCGCTCGGGCTATCTCCCCATCGTCCAAGGTCCCACGTCGGACAAAGAAACTCTCATCAACATCCTGGTTCCGCATCTTAAAAAGTACACCTACGAATTCTCCGTCAACGATCAAGTCACCAAAATCACTCCCTACGCCACCGTCACGGAACCGTCGAGCTACTATAAGATCGAAAAATTTCATCTCAAAAATCTATCCCCCAAGACCAAATACACTTTAACGATTCACGACACCTATAAAGATAAACCCTACATCGTCGATCAGAGAAATTTTAAAACTCTCGATCTGACCGAGCCCACACCCAAATTCGCGGTCACGTCCTGCATGTCCGATGAGTGGAAGTTTCAACCCGATATCGATGCCATGTGGTCTAAGTTCGAAAAACAAAATGTCGATTTTGTAATTTTCTCGGGCGACACGGTGTACGTGGATAGCTTCGGCTTCGTCGACCGCCAGAAGGCCACGGCCAAAGATCTTTGGTACCGCTACTCTCAAACTTTGACTCGTCTCCCCTTCTACCATCAGAAACAATTGGTTCCCGTTTTTGCGACGTGGGATGATCATGAC from Bdellovibrionales bacterium harbors:
- a CDS encoding SOS response-associated peptidase — encoded protein: MCASYFYHPDAEQLKKFYPQLKFDISLSGIPQSEAVFPFKDSFVLKSMKDELHLTRMRYSLTPMWSKEAKVKWATYNARMNRFNEKTKKKEFIYEVPTWKGSFGKKNCAVPVHSFFESCHEGLGAGHIVEFTPNTEELLFAAGIFDEWTDKNTGEVLESFAIVTGEPSEFVQSVGHDRLPIFLNSSDAETWVKGFKSGKEAYEFLDRCKVEPSLDFKKSRPLKSRAKTATAN
- a CDS encoding Ku protein, with product MWKGTISFGLVSIPVYLESSKETEKIHFNLIDKRDNAPVGYKQINKNTRREIERKDIVKGYEYEKGEYVIMSEADFKKANVKATGTMEIEDFVELSEVDPILFDKPYYIVPQKGGEKGYVLLRDVLKRTDKAGVCTVVLHTVQHLALLIAREDYILLELLRFSHEIRELHEVDFLDPEIKKIKVSDRELKVAEQVVHGMTGKWQPDKYRDTYQDDLMKLIKAKVRKGATTTVEEVATEEEDEVAPNTNVIDLTALLEKSLNAAKGKGSRRKTSSEKHA
- the ligD gene encoding DNA ligase D, which translates into the protein MGLLGKYYSKRDFKKTAEPRGTVKKSKGSLSYVIQKHHARRLHYDFRLEFEGVLKSWAVPKGPSLNPKDKRLAVETEDHPIDYAGFEGDIPKGEYGGGHVIVWDNGEWTPLGDIKAGLKKGHIDFELNGQKLSGRWSLVRLKKTEKGKNNWLLIKKQDEAASEDFDIIEEMPDSVLASPPKAATAPSTQLKKTKSKKSKLASPPRFVEPQLARLVESVPQGKEWLHEMKFDGYRTQCRIDGNKVQFFTRNGLDWSGKYKSLKSEIQKLPTQNALLDGEIVWIDDRGHASFQGLQNAISEGHYDRVLYYVFDILHYNGEDVRVLPLEDRKKILETLLKRVGKRSKILYSQHWKGATGREMLAKSCALQLEGVVSKDATQPYRSGRNDLWRKTKCSLRQEFVIGGFTDSPKASRAIGALLMGFYDENHHLRYAGKVGTGFTESTLADLAKKLKPLKIKKSPFDINSPSGRLAHWVKPQLIGEVEFKAWTGDKIIRHGSFQGLRTDKDSKDVQRDVAVKTPGKVQGVRISHPERISYPASGTRKWDVVDYYDAVSDLMLPFLKDRPMSLLRCQEVAGENCFFQKHAEGRNLIGLGNKPVHYKDKNDTAIVIENRRDIIEAVQAGTIEFHGWQAKFSKITKPDLIVFDLDPESLKLWSRVVDTAHEIRDMLQQLGLESFVKVTGGKGLHVQVPIVPNYEWDDIKAFSKSLMKVLENREPKNYTTNMIKARRKNRIFLDYLRNGYGATAVIPYSVRAREEPAVALPIAWSQLKDSLRPNQFLIPEVPKLIKNRKDPWAGYFKLKQSIPTALLGKGEKIPRS